One Dysosmobacter welbionis DNA segment encodes these proteins:
- a CDS encoding YbaB/EbfC family nucleoid-associated protein, whose amino-acid sequence MGYSARRGFTNGSMKMTGAQRQAEMQARIQQMQEQVNAAQEAVEAQEFTASVGGGVVEAKVNGKKEVLAVTIKPEAVDPEDVEMLQDLVVSAVNEALRQAGEAMDKSIEQATGGLDLGAFGL is encoded by the coding sequence ATGGGATACAGCGCACGCCGTGGATTTACCAACGGCAGCATGAAGATGACCGGCGCTCAGCGCCAGGCGGAGATGCAGGCCCGCATCCAGCAGATGCAGGAGCAGGTGAATGCGGCCCAGGAGGCCGTAGAGGCCCAGGAGTTCACCGCCAGCGTGGGAGGCGGCGTGGTAGAGGCCAAGGTCAACGGCAAAAAGGAAGTGCTGGCCGTTACCATCAAACCGGAGGCCGTGGACCCGGAGGATGTGGAGATGCTCCAGGACCTGGTGGTATCCGCTGTAAATGAGGCCCTGCGCCAGGCCGGGGAGGCCATGGACAAGAGCATCGAGCAGGCCACCGGTGGGTTGGACCTGGGAGCATTCGGACTGTGA
- the dnaX gene encoding DNA polymerase III subunit gamma/tau yields MYQALYRKWRPKTFSDVIGQSHITQTLRKQVAEGRTSHAYLFTGTRGTGKTTCAKILAKAVNCEHPMDGDPCCQCPSCVGIENGSFLDVLELDAASNNGVDQVRALRDEAIYAPANVKKRVYIVDEVHMLSTPAFNALLKILEEPPEHLMFILATTELHKVPATILSRCQRFSFKRITPQDIAARLLYVAGQEQIDLTADGAELLSRLADGALRDGLSLLDQCAAVGGTVDSRAVLEALGLAGNLQTAQLMEFILSRDAKGALLQLDQLYQGGKDVGAVLGELSTLVRDLLLRRTAPEGGQPCSPAAMTAPRWTGWAGRFPLPG; encoded by the coding sequence TTGTATCAGGCCCTGTACCGCAAATGGCGGCCCAAAACGTTTTCGGATGTCATCGGCCAGTCCCACATCACCCAGACTCTGCGTAAGCAGGTGGCGGAGGGCCGCACCTCCCATGCGTACCTCTTCACAGGCACCCGGGGCACCGGCAAGACCACCTGTGCCAAAATCTTGGCCAAGGCCGTCAACTGCGAGCACCCGATGGACGGCGATCCCTGCTGCCAGTGCCCCTCCTGCGTGGGCATCGAAAACGGCAGTTTTCTGGATGTACTGGAGCTGGACGCTGCCTCCAACAACGGTGTCGACCAGGTGCGGGCCTTGCGGGACGAAGCCATCTACGCCCCGGCCAATGTGAAGAAGCGGGTGTACATCGTGGACGAGGTCCACATGCTCTCCACCCCGGCCTTCAATGCTCTGCTGAAGATTCTGGAGGAGCCGCCGGAGCACCTGATGTTCATTCTGGCCACTACGGAGCTCCACAAGGTGCCCGCCACCATCCTCTCCCGGTGCCAGCGGTTTTCCTTCAAGCGCATCACGCCTCAGGACATCGCGGCGCGGCTGCTGTATGTGGCCGGACAGGAGCAGATCGACCTGACGGCGGATGGCGCGGAGCTGTTGAGCCGTCTGGCGGACGGCGCTCTGCGGGACGGCCTGAGCCTTTTGGACCAGTGTGCCGCCGTAGGCGGAACCGTGGACAGCCGGGCCGTGCTGGAGGCGCTGGGCCTGGCGGGAAACCTGCAGACGGCCCAGCTGATGGAGTTTATTCTGAGCCGGGACGCCAAGGGCGCCCTGCTGCAGCTGGACCAGCTGTACCAGGGTGGCAAGGATGTAGGCGCGGTGCTGGGTGAGCTCAGCACGCTGGTCCGGGACCTGCTGCTGCGACGTACAGCGCCGGAGGGGGGGCAGCCCTGCTCTCCGGCGGCTATGACAGCGCCACGCTGGACAGGCTGGGCAGGGAGATTCCCGCTACCCGGCTGA
- a CDS encoding IS3 family transposase: MTYTDQEKTDIIAQYRQGKPIQELCAEYSVCVRTIYRWAKLYCPAVPDERRTCTVKEYDALLHKVSKLENMVAVLQTVGCTVHAPLKERLTELELLYGQYDVHTLCEALNVPRGTFYNHILRNKRSNAWFEKRREEYRILIQKIFDEYRQVLGAEKIRTILVQHGHQVSTEYVAKLMREMGLASIRSTAKQDYMKLHEPEKKRNILQQQFQADKPNQIWVSDVTCFKLGEFYLYTCVILDLFSRKIVAYKVSRKNSTQLITSTFKMAWAQRNPETKLIFHSDRGAQYTSHRFKQLLHEHAVVQSFSNSGRPHDNAVAESFFATLKKEELYRKDYTSETDFKRCLASYIEFYNTQRPHRTLKNRTPCQVEELFMNGK; the protein is encoded by the coding sequence ATGACCTACACAGATCAAGAGAAAACCGATATCATCGCACAGTACAGGCAGGGCAAGCCAATCCAGGAATTATGCGCAGAATACAGTGTCTGCGTACGGACGATCTATCGCTGGGCAAAACTATACTGCCCAGCGGTTCCCGATGAAAGACGCACCTGCACCGTCAAAGAGTATGATGCACTTCTACACAAAGTCTCTAAATTGGAAAACATGGTCGCCGTTTTGCAAACCGTCGGCTGCACCGTCCATGCTCCGTTGAAGGAGCGACTGACGGAGCTAGAATTACTGTACGGCCAATATGATGTCCATACACTTTGTGAAGCTCTGAATGTTCCCCGCGGGACTTTCTATAACCACATTCTCCGAAATAAACGGAGCAACGCTTGGTTCGAAAAGCGGCGGGAGGAATATCGTATTCTGATTCAGAAGATATTTGATGAGTACCGCCAGGTGCTGGGTGCTGAAAAGATCCGCACAATACTTGTCCAACATGGCCATCAAGTCAGCACAGAATATGTGGCAAAACTGATGAGAGAGATGGGCCTAGCTAGTATCCGCAGCACTGCAAAACAGGACTACATGAAACTTCATGAACCGGAAAAGAAACGGAACATCCTCCAGCAGCAGTTTCAGGCGGACAAGCCCAACCAAATCTGGGTCAGCGATGTTACTTGTTTTAAGCTGGGGGAGTTCTATCTTTACACCTGTGTGATTTTGGATTTGTTTTCCCGCAAAATTGTCGCATACAAAGTATCCAGAAAGAACAGCACCCAGTTGATCACATCTACTTTCAAAATGGCATGGGCACAAAGAAACCCAGAAACAAAACTCATCTTTCACAGTGACCGAGGTGCTCAATACACCTCGCATCGATTCAAACAGCTACTACATGAGCACGCTGTGGTACAATCTTTCTCCAATTCAGGGCGGCCTCATGACAACGCTGTTGCTGAATCGTTCTTCGCTACACTCAAAAAGGAGGAGCTTTACAGGAAGGACTACACTTCCGAAACAGATTTCAAACGATGCCTTGCATCTTATATCGAGTTTTACAACACACAGCGGCCACATCGCACATTGAAAAACCGAACACCTTGTCAGGTAGAAGAGTTGTTCATGAACGGCAAATGA
- a CDS encoding recombinase family protein, giving the protein MKLPYGYVLIGKEIVIHEEKADVVRSIFDDYLAGASLGKIVDLLFKKGVVSPTGKVKWTRAAVDKLLANKKYIPLVGIKIYMDTQFEKARRCNVDYDKAGYPRKAVRYQSPVFDTK; this is encoded by the coding sequence ATGAAACTTCCATATGGCTATGTTTTGATTGGCAAGGAAATCGTTATTCATGAAGAAAAGGCGGATGTTGTCCGTAGCATTTTTGATGATTACCTTGCCGGAGCCAGCTTAGGCAAGATTGTTGATCTGCTTTTCAAAAAAGGGGTGGTTTCTCCAACTGGAAAAGTAAAATGGACGAGGGCGGCCGTGGATAAACTTCTGGCGAACAAAAAATATATCCCCCTGGTTGGTATTAAGATATACATGGATACTCAGTTTGAGAAAGCTCGACGTTGCAATGTAGACTATGATAAAGCCGGGTATCCACGAAAGGCAGTCAGGTATCAGTCTCCAGTTTTTGATACAAAATGA
- a CDS encoding KilA-N domain-containing protein: MNENELHERYIRLAFQYESAIDALLTKGLVDIEAADAAKERFYDTLNEEKLRTTQKIRDYHETISLYMRMLAYDGMVSLTELARQYSDESPGYVIQSWMRSRNTLEFLRQWENDMNEGFDDRACEELIHQGHTTSLTITPSLWIRKTHAVGIQVKQGKGGGVSAYPEIAAGFQLWIDPKVRLAIVRKHM, from the coding sequence ATGAACGAGAATGAACTACATGAGCGATACATACGCTTGGCATTTCAATATGAGTCTGCCATTGATGCCCTTCTGACAAAAGGATTGGTCGATATAGAAGCGGCCGACGCCGCAAAAGAGAGATTCTATGATACATTGAATGAGGAAAAGCTGCGGACCACACAAAAAATCAGGGACTATCATGAGACCATCAGCCTGTATATGAGGATGCTGGCCTATGATGGCATGGTCTCCCTGACAGAATTGGCAAGGCAGTATTCCGATGAGTCGCCGGGATATGTAATCCAAAGCTGGATGCGCAGCCGCAACACATTAGAGTTTCTCCGCCAATGGGAAAATGACATGAATGAAGGTTTTGATGATAGGGCCTGTGAGGAACTGATTCATCAGGGACATACGACATCACTGACCATTACACCATCTCTGTGGATTCGAAAGACTCACGCTGTTGGGATACAGGTAAAGCAAGGTAAAGGTGGAGGCGTGAGTGCTTACCCTGAAATTGCTGCAGGCTTCCAGCTATGGATAGATCCGAAGGTTCGGTTGGCAATCGTTAGGAAACATATGTAA
- a CDS encoding AAA family ATPase: protein MRFEVVQRGQIERVFTKNVIYLHKDGWNDWFKYETMFYLSYSDEKGNTVELGSIKIGQIGMEQRTPDLPKTFETLTDSFFTLGQSEDYYENVKKLEHGELREDILTALRDIAYNLTIFEAVKQENVTRESLMRDLGSRIIREQFHRIANGGAKLTPFDISYKLPGQVGTDYQLEFHVVPDSNPPTNIHVLIGRNGVGKTHMLTSMIRCLSTGNQDGQYGKFSFEHRTKFSNFVCVAFSPFDTYPMPDDIEEDEYSGKYTYIGLGSGQEIRMQRLEEQFIAALRSCNKYKEKRTLWIATMTLLNSDPIFANNGASALLSPQGTEEGELVVSAQELFSRLSSGHKVILLTLTCLVAITMERTLVLMDEPENHLHPPLLSAFVRALSALLIQKNGLAIISTHSPVILQEVPKNCIWQLYRNNTILRAVRPERETFGENVGVLINDVFGLEVTHSGFHGMLLQMVEAGLTYEEILNKFDFRVGMEARSILRILLANREYGGTE, encoded by the coding sequence ATGAGATTTGAAGTAGTTCAACGAGGACAAATCGAACGTGTTTTTACAAAAAATGTGATATACCTCCACAAAGACGGTTGGAATGACTGGTTTAAATATGAGACGATGTTTTATCTTTCCTATTCTGATGAAAAAGGGAATACAGTGGAGTTGGGGAGCATTAAGATCGGTCAGATAGGAATGGAGCAGAGGACCCCTGATTTGCCGAAAACTTTTGAAACGTTAACCGATTCGTTTTTTACACTGGGGCAAAGTGAAGATTATTATGAAAATGTCAAAAAACTGGAACACGGAGAACTACGAGAGGATATTTTAACTGCGTTAAGAGATATTGCGTATAATCTGACAATTTTTGAGGCAGTGAAACAGGAAAATGTCACGCGTGAATCTCTTATGCGCGATCTTGGCTCCAGAATCATCAGGGAACAATTTCATCGAATCGCTAACGGGGGCGCGAAATTGACCCCTTTTGATATATCCTACAAGCTCCCAGGTCAGGTCGGAACCGATTACCAACTGGAGTTTCATGTAGTCCCGGATTCCAACCCACCGACTAACATCCATGTATTGATTGGGAGAAACGGCGTCGGAAAGACCCATATGCTTACGTCAATGATACGTTGCCTTTCAACAGGCAACCAGGATGGGCAATATGGAAAATTCAGCTTTGAGCATCGCACAAAATTTTCAAATTTTGTATGTGTAGCTTTTAGCCCGTTTGATACCTACCCAATGCCGGATGACATAGAAGAGGATGAATATAGTGGAAAATACACATACATTGGTTTAGGCAGCGGGCAGGAGATACGGATGCAGCGGCTGGAGGAGCAGTTTATTGCGGCGCTGCGGTCATGTAATAAATATAAAGAAAAGCGCACATTATGGATTGCTACTATGACGCTACTGAACTCAGACCCCATTTTTGCGAACAATGGTGCCTCCGCGCTGCTGTCTCCACAAGGAACAGAGGAAGGTGAACTGGTTGTCTCTGCGCAAGAGCTATTTAGCCGTCTAAGCTCTGGCCATAAGGTGATTTTGCTGACCTTGACCTGTCTGGTAGCGATTACGATGGAACGCACTCTTGTGCTCATGGATGAGCCGGAAAATCATCTGCACCCACCGTTGCTCTCTGCATTTGTTCGGGCGTTATCTGCGTTGCTGATTCAAAAAAACGGACTGGCTATTATTTCTACGCACTCGCCTGTTATTTTGCAGGAAGTACCTAAAAACTGCATCTGGCAGCTTTACAGAAACAACACAATACTGCGTGCGGTACGACCAGAGCGAGAAACATTCGGTGAGAATGTTGGAGTCCTCATAAACGATGTCTTTGGGCTTGAAGTGACCCATTCTGGCTTTCATGGTATGTTACTTCAGATGGTTGAAGCGGGCTTAACATACGAGGAAATATTAAATAAATTCGATTTTCGGGTCGGTATGGAAGCGAGATCGATTTTGCGCATCCTGCTTGCAAATAGAGAGTATGGAGGTACCGAATGA
- a CDS encoding HNH endonuclease produces MRKLNAPGDSVQDVFSTCIESYRDAALKNRLRSIVPVLSDEASRFEDCVLTSKTHTIPTADNVGGVVSKAEMLDIYESKFVKGTGRPYYDKYMSLPTNGKCPFCGIGTVSTLDHYLPKSKYPALAITPKNMIPACRDCNLGKKRTFSPQNSEEEPLHPYFDDVEQDIWLSVRFEVAGKELVPTYFVRKPVAWNDLLFRRVENHMVLYNLYTSYAVHAAEEITGRSGIWHVFLDRCGEDFLAASFHDEAVSREQLFLNSWQSALYRGLEEHIDFVTQWLRL; encoded by the coding sequence ATGAGAAAACTGAACGCTCCCGGCGATTCGGTTCAAGATGTATTTTCGACGTGTATTGAAAGCTATCGGGATGCCGCGTTAAAAAACCGGCTCAGATCGATAGTTCCTGTTCTCTCTGATGAGGCATCGCGCTTTGAAGACTGTGTATTAACATCAAAGACCCATACTATTCCAACGGCGGACAATGTAGGCGGGGTGGTTAGCAAGGCTGAGATGTTGGACATTTATGAATCCAAGTTTGTAAAGGGGACTGGCCGGCCATATTACGATAAATATATGTCGCTCCCCACGAATGGAAAATGTCCATTCTGTGGGATTGGCACTGTGAGCACGTTGGATCACTATTTGCCGAAATCCAAATATCCTGCACTGGCAATCACACCTAAAAATATGATCCCGGCCTGTCGGGACTGTAATTTGGGAAAGAAAAGGACATTTTCTCCTCAGAACTCAGAGGAGGAACCGTTACATCCGTATTTTGACGATGTTGAACAGGATATCTGGCTGTCCGTGAGATTTGAAGTTGCGGGCAAAGAGTTAGTTCCTACCTATTTTGTGCGGAAACCTGTAGCGTGGAACGACTTGCTGTTCAGGCGGGTTGAGAATCATATGGTTTTATATAATCTATACACATCCTACGCAGTGCATGCCGCCGAAGAAATTACAGGCCGATCGGGTATATGGCATGTCTTTCTCGATAGATGTGGTGAAGATTTCCTTGCGGCATCCTTTCATGACGAGGCGGTTAGCAGGGAACAGTTGTTCTTAAATTCATGGCAGTCCGCACTTTACCGCGGATTGGAGGAGCATATTGATTTTGTAACCCAATGGCTGCGATTATGA
- a CDS encoding NusG domain II-containing protein, whose protein sequence is MKSSPKLRPNGWDALAAAAVLALAVACAALFWTGGEEIGPLTAVVSANGEPVDRVVLADLSGPEERTYTSNGYTLRVAFGPESAQVTVSDCPTQDCVHMGEITRGGQSIVCLPARIVVQLEGGAAADDGVDLVIG, encoded by the coding sequence ATGAAATCGTCTCCTAAGCTGCGGCCAAACGGCTGGGATGCGTTGGCGGCGGCCGCTGTGCTGGCGCTGGCGGTGGCCTGCGCGGCTCTGTTCTGGACTGGGGGAGAGGAAATAGGCCCGCTGACGGCGGTAGTGTCTGCGAACGGCGAGCCGGTGGATCGGGTGGTGCTGGCGGACCTGTCGGGACCGGAGGAGCGGACCTATACGTCCAACGGCTACACCCTCCGGGTGGCCTTTGGGCCAGAGTCTGCCCAGGTGACGGTGTCCGACTGCCCCACCCAGGACTGCGTCCACATGGGGGAGATCACCCGCGGGGGACAGAGCATCGTGTGCCTGCCCGCCCGGATCGTCGTGCAGCTGGAGGGCGGCGCGGCGGCGGATGACGGCGTGGATCTGGTGATCGGATAA
- a CDS encoding Gx transporter family protein: MKLTTRQLTLCAVLTAMALALSYLENFFPLSLAIPIPGIKLGLANIVTLFALYALGPGQALLILLARCLLGAVFAGNMNALIFSLLGGVTAMGVMIALSRLKRLSVYGVSVGGAAAHNCGQVAAAVLTLGNTAPLYYLPVLLGVSLFTGALTGLIAACLFRALAHTRLWGV, translated from the coding sequence ATGAAACTGACGACGAGACAGTTGACGCTGTGCGCGGTGCTGACGGCCATGGCGCTGGCGCTCAGCTATCTGGAGAACTTCTTCCCCTTGTCCCTGGCCATCCCCATTCCGGGGATCAAGCTGGGACTGGCCAACATCGTGACGCTGTTCGCCCTGTACGCCCTGGGACCGGGGCAGGCGCTGCTGATCCTGCTGGCCCGGTGCCTGCTGGGGGCGGTCTTTGCAGGAAACATGAACGCGCTGATTTTTTCCCTGCTGGGGGGCGTGACGGCCATGGGGGTGATGATCGCCCTCTCCCGGCTGAAGCGCCTCTCCGTCTACGGAGTGTCTGTGGGCGGAGCAGCGGCCCACAACTGCGGCCAGGTGGCCGCAGCTGTGCTGACGCTGGGCAACACGGCGCCGCTGTACTACCTGCCGGTGCTGCTGGGGGTGTCCCTCTTTACCGGGGCATTGACGGGGCTGATCGCCGCCTGCCTGTTCCGGGCGCTGGCACATACAAGACTGTGGGGGGTGTGA
- a CDS encoding AAA family ATPase, with the protein MDKRDQSKKDEIILRQLEVIRSMTEHNLSRMGADFWGTPTPEKHVPVAPLPEKEKRIPPADGGEKKAPEAAEQKQEDTAKAPPKENIEDLQKELDSYVGLSAVKREVKDLINLAAVERLRRQHGLPTADMSLHMVFSGNPGTGKTTIARLMARVYHSLGILSKGQLVEVDRSGLVAGYVGQTAIKTRKVIDSALGGVLFIDEAYALNGGGANDFGQEAIDTLLKAMEDHRDDLVVIVAGYDGLMDEFIHSNPGLESRFNRFLHFADYTAEELLAIFRMQCEKGCYILEPEAEAPLRSLLERRMADAASFGNARGVRNLFEQILVRQAGRLAGQASVNREDLTRITAADVEAVGRANDLEAKER; encoded by the coding sequence ATGGACAAGCGGGATCAGAGCAAAAAGGACGAGATCATCCTGCGGCAGCTGGAGGTGATCCGCTCTATGACGGAGCACAACCTCAGCCGCATGGGCGCGGACTTCTGGGGCACTCCGACACCGGAGAAGCATGTGCCTGTGGCTCCGCTGCCGGAGAAAGAAAAAAGGATCCCGCCGGCAGACGGCGGGGAGAAAAAGGCGCCAGAGGCGGCAGAACAGAAACAGGAAGACACCGCCAAAGCTCCCCCCAAAGAGAACATCGAGGATCTGCAGAAGGAGCTGGACAGCTATGTGGGCCTCAGTGCGGTGAAGCGGGAGGTGAAAGACCTCATCAATCTGGCGGCGGTGGAGCGTCTGCGCCGGCAGCACGGCCTGCCCACAGCGGACATGAGTCTCCACATGGTGTTTTCCGGCAATCCCGGCACGGGAAAGACCACCATCGCCCGGCTGATGGCACGGGTTTACCACAGCCTGGGCATCTTGTCCAAGGGGCAGCTGGTGGAGGTAGACCGCAGCGGGCTGGTGGCGGGCTACGTGGGACAGACAGCCATCAAGACCCGGAAGGTCATCGACTCCGCTCTGGGGGGTGTGCTGTTCATCGACGAGGCATACGCCCTCAACGGCGGCGGGGCCAACGACTTCGGCCAGGAGGCCATCGACACGCTGCTGAAGGCCATGGAGGACCACCGGGACGACCTGGTGGTGATCGTCGCGGGCTACGACGGGCTGATGGACGAGTTCATCCACTCCAATCCGGGACTGGAGTCCAGGTTCAACCGCTTCCTCCACTTTGCAGATTACACGGCGGAGGAACTGCTGGCCATCTTCCGGATGCAGTGTGAAAAAGGGTGCTACATTCTGGAGCCGGAGGCGGAGGCGCCGCTGCGCTCCCTGCTGGAAAGGCGGATGGCGGATGCGGCCTCCTTCGGCAACGCCCGGGGCGTGCGAAACCTGTTTGAGCAGATCCTGGTCCGGCAGGCGGGCCGTCTGGCGGGACAGGCGTCCGTCAACCGGGAGGACCTGACGCGGATCACCGCCGCAGATGTGGAGGCAGTGGGCCGGGCAAATGATTTGGAGGCGAAAGAGCGTTGA
- a CDS encoding 2-hydroxyacid dehydrogenase, with translation MILHPSSRYDRYLPDIPAAGRMELVFTDREGPEERWLAAGGDAEALVAAPVTPVTEELIARMPHLKLIHSDGVGYDRIDLAAAREGGIYVCNCAGCNAGPVAELAVTLMSMLLHRTLWGDRMVRAGQQHEAVNELAAHVPEDLSTCRVGLVGFGAIGQATAQRLRANGSEVFYYARHRQDPAVEEAYGARYLPLYELAETCDIISLHLPATPESTHLLDRAFFGRMRPGSYLVNTARGAVIDDAALCEAIRSGRLAGAALDAYDPEPVTAEHPLVRLAAECPDRLILCPTRAGSAMRRSGRPRGWCLRIWKS, from the coding sequence TTGATCTTACATCCCAGCAGCCGATATGACCGGTATCTGCCCGATATTCCCGCTGCGGGGCGGATGGAGCTGGTGTTCACGGACCGGGAGGGGCCGGAGGAGCGCTGGCTGGCAGCCGGCGGCGATGCGGAGGCTTTGGTGGCCGCACCGGTGACGCCGGTGACAGAGGAACTGATCGCCCGGATGCCGCATCTCAAGCTGATCCACAGCGACGGGGTGGGCTACGACCGGATTGACCTGGCGGCGGCCCGGGAGGGGGGCATCTATGTGTGCAACTGCGCCGGGTGCAACGCAGGCCCCGTGGCGGAGCTGGCGGTGACGCTGATGAGCATGCTGCTGCACCGGACGCTGTGGGGAGACCGGATGGTGCGGGCCGGGCAGCAGCATGAGGCGGTGAACGAGCTGGCAGCCCATGTGCCGGAAGATCTGTCCACCTGCCGGGTGGGGCTGGTGGGCTTCGGCGCCATCGGCCAGGCTACGGCGCAGCGGCTGCGGGCCAACGGCAGCGAGGTGTTTTACTACGCCCGGCACCGGCAGGATCCGGCTGTGGAGGAGGCGTACGGCGCCCGGTATCTGCCCCTGTACGAGCTGGCGGAGACCTGTGACATCATCAGCCTCCATCTGCCCGCCACGCCGGAGAGCACCCACCTGCTGGACCGGGCGTTCTTCGGCCGGATGCGGCCGGGGAGCTATCTGGTGAACACCGCTCGGGGCGCGGTGATCGACGATGCGGCCCTGTGCGAGGCTATCCGCTCCGGCCGTCTGGCGGGGGCGGCGCTGGACGCCTATGACCCGGAGCCTGTGACGGCGGAGCACCCGCTGGTGCGGCTGGCGGCGGAGTGCCCGGACCGGCTGATCCTCTGCCCCACCAGGGCGGGATCAGCCATGCGGCGTTCCGGGAGGCCGCGCGGATGGTGTTTGCGGATCTGGAAAAGCTGA
- a CDS encoding DUF5655 domain-containing protein has translation MRVPEHCTADAGMFFDGHPAELALYEALFRRMDGAFPEGTVKVQKSQISFYGRHLFAAASLPVRRRKDWPKMCLMVTVGLPYRLDSPRVVAASEPYPGRWTHHVLVTEADQIDEELMGWLREAWDFAESKR, from the coding sequence ATGCGCGTACCAGAGCACTGCACAGCGGATGCGGGGATGTTCTTCGACGGCCATCCGGCGGAGCTGGCGCTGTATGAAGCGCTGTTCCGGCGGATGGACGGGGCGTTTCCGGAGGGAACCGTCAAGGTGCAGAAAAGCCAGATCAGCTTTTACGGCCGGCATCTGTTCGCTGCGGCATCTCTGCCGGTGCGGCGGCGGAAGGACTGGCCGAAGATGTGCCTGATGGTGACCGTTGGACTGCCGTACCGGCTGGACTCGCCCCGGGTGGTGGCGGCCTCGGAGCCGTATCCCGGCCGCTGGACCCACCATGTCTTGGTGACAGAGGCGGACCAGATCGACGAAGAGCTGATGGGCTGGCTGCGGGAGGCATGGGACTTTGCGGAGAGCAAGCGATGA
- a CDS encoding DUF3795 domain-containing protein, translating into MSHYAYGYCGMPCALCTRCRTEGSSRCPGCSCDGYYTVPCKVHRCVREKGLDHCGQCGDFPCPKLGKMGDFRDLDTGRVKERTCRAVAAEGLPAWLAEYEEKADLLTVALERYNNGRMKRYLCELFLQQDLDTLRRIMARAEALEGADSKELGRAFQALVGEMLES; encoded by the coding sequence ATGAGCCACTATGCCTACGGATACTGCGGGATGCCCTGCGCCCTCTGTACCCGCTGCCGGACAGAGGGAAGCAGCCGGTGTCCCGGCTGCTCCTGCGACGGATACTACACCGTGCCCTGCAAGGTCCACCGCTGCGTCCGGGAAAAGGGACTGGACCACTGCGGACAGTGCGGGGACTTCCCCTGCCCGAAGCTGGGGAAGATGGGGGATTTCCGGGACCTGGATACGGGCCGCGTGAAGGAGCGGACCTGCCGGGCCGTGGCGGCGGAGGGCCTGCCCGCCTGGCTGGCGGAGTATGAGGAAAAGGCGGACCTGCTGACGGTGGCGCTGGAGCGGTACAACAACGGCAGGATGAAGCGGTATCTCTGCGAGCTGTTCCTGCAGCAGGACCTGGACACCCTGCGGCGGATCATGGCCCGGGCGGAGGCATTGGAAGGAGCGGATTCCAAGGAGCTGGGCCGGGCCTTCCAGGCGCTGGTGGGGGAGATGCTGGAATCGTGA